The nucleotide window GGGGCTGGGGCCCAGGCATCAGCATTGCTTTAAATTTCCACAGATGGTTCCAATGTACAGCTGGGCTGAAGAGCttaatttttaatgagaaagCCCCAGGGGATATGGCTTCGGGTGATTATGGATCCCACTTTGAGAATCTCTGATCTCCTAGTGCGGTGCTGATCATGATTGGCTGCCCATTAGAACCACCTGGGAGCTTTTGAAAAAAACTGCAGGTGTCAGCTTGGGTAAACTAGGACAGTGGTGGTCTTTGCTGCTCGGACCCACCCTCCCCCTTCCCAGACTGTTTGAATCAGAATCTCTTGGAGGCAAGACCTGGGTGTGCCTACGTTTTAAAATCTTCTCAGGAGATTTTAGTGTGCACCAGAATTGAGAACCTCTAAGCCCTTGAACCAAAACTGTGGCCTGTTCACAGGCAACATCCTGTCTCTTGGAAACAGCATCTCAGGCTCCACCCTGGATCTACTGACTCATAATCTGCATTTTAAGATTCCGAAGTTATTCATACATGCATTAAAGTTGGAGAAGCATTGCTCTAGTTCATCCTCTCCTTTAAGAGAGAAAGCTCAGGGCCAGGAAGAGGAAGTGATGTACCAAACTGAGTGGTAGAAGAGCCTTGACGTCCGACTCTGCTTTTTCACAGGACTTTTGTTTCCTTATGGACACAGTTGCATCCATAGTGGATATGGATAGAACTGGGTGCTCAGGTTGATCAGAGTCCTGGCAGGGAGAGCATAGAGACCTGATCCACTGCAGAAAATGTTCACCTCTTGGATTTCATGAGAGTTTTCTGTTTTCAAGTGAGGACAGGTCGTCattatgtttccattttatagatgtggaaactgaggctagaGTAGTTAAATCATTAGCTCAAGGTCATGCAGTTAGTTGATAGCCAAGTCTGGACTGGACCCCCAGTCTCCTGACTTCCTGTCAAGTGCTCCACGGGCACCTCTCTGATCTTGCCTGTGTGCCTCCAACCCCCACATTGGTGAGGCCCCACCACAGCAACCACACTCCAGGGAGGCTGACCTGGGTCCGGCTTcctatctctctctccctccagatCGAGCGGCAGCTCTTTGAGGAGACCGTGAAGACCCTCAACAGCTTCTATGCGGAGGCCGAGAAGATTGGGGGCAGCTCTTACCTCGAGGGCTGCCTGGCCTGTGCCACGGCCTACTTCATCTTCCTCTGCATGGAGACCCACTATGAGAAGGTGGCTACTCCCCCACAGCCCCACGTTCCCTCCCCGCTGGGGCTCCAGtgcctcagcctcagcctcaaTGGGCCCCTCTCCTCGCAGGTTCTTAAGAAGATCTCCCGCTACATCCAGGAGCAGAATGAGAAGGTCTTTGCCCCCCGAGGCCTCCTGCTCACAGACCCCGTGGAGCGTGGGATGAGAGTTGTATCCTTTCTGGCTGTTCCATTTGAAGGCACCCGGCTGCAGCCAGCGGGAGCCCCGGGGAGGCTGCCAGGAAGCTGGACCACCCTAGGAGACTCTGCTCAGGGATTTCTTAGGGTTCCCCATATCCCTGATCATTGACCTTCCTCTCCCACCATAAGTTAGTGCTATTTGTAAATTTTAGGCTTTGCTTTTATTGAGCTGCATTTAAtcagtgcgtgtgtgcgtgctaagtcacttcagtcctgtccgactctttgcaaccctatgtactgtagcccgccaggctcctctgtccaagggattctccaggcaagcatactggagtgggttgccatgcccttctccaggggttcttcccgacccagggatcgaacctgcatctctcatatctcctgcattggcaggtggcttctttaccactagtgccacctgggaagcctgcatttAAGCAGTGGTTAATACCAATGCATGCCAGATGTCACAGTAAGTGCTTTGAAAATATGAATTCCTGTACTTCTCATAAgacctctgtaaaatgggtaacTCTTCTTACTGCCCTTGTAGTGGACCCTGACTCAGAGCCGTCCAGCCAGCGACTACCAGAGCCAAGATCTGAGCCCAGGCCCACTCTTCACTGCCCTTGCATTTAACCCTCACTGAAGCCTTTGCGGTAGGTCCCTTGTAcccctttcacagatgagaagatgGAGGTCTTAGTGGGAGACTGGCCCTCGAGTGTGTTATAGGTCTACCCACTCCTCCTGATCAAGGTAAACATAcatccctccaccccccacccccagtcagcAGCAGATAGTAGAAttcttaaaaataacatttactggtaaagaaaacacaaatccCAGGGAATCTCATGCTTACAAAGCCCAAGGAGAGGCACTTCGTGTCATCAAGCCTTTACTAGGTGCCAGGTATTGTGTTTAGTCCTTTAcatgctttatttcatttaattcttgcaaTAACTCCAAGattctattattatccccattttacagatcagataACGGATGGTAACAAGTGAGGTGATCGGTCAAAAGTCACATAGCTGAGATTGGGTATGGGGAGATTTGAACTCAGGACAGCCAAGTCCTCACACTTTCCTGGTCAATCACACCCGCTACAGGGCACATTGGGTACATCGTGTGCTGGGATACAAAGATTAGACCCGCTAGAATGTAAGCGCCGAGTCCTGGATGTGCGCAGGCGCCTCTGAGCTGAGCCCGCGCAGGTGAGAGGAGGGGTTTGGGTGTGGCTCTCAGGCGTCCGCGTCCTGCCTGTCtgggaagcagcagcagctcggGCTCGCGCTTCCCTGCTGACCTCCATCAGCCGGTTCCCTTCGGTTTGCACCCCCCCTTAACGCCCGCGCAGATCGAGATCTCCATCTACGAGGACCGGTGCAGCAGCGGCAGCTcgagcagcggcagcagcagcggcagcggcagcagcagcggtgggggcggtggggcggggggcCGGTGACTGGCCGAGAGTCCCTGCAGGGAGGTGTACGGCTGGACTGAGGGCCTCGCAGACCTGAGGCGGCTGCGCTACCAGAGCACCCGCTTCTGATTCTCTGGGCCCACCCTGCTGCCCAGGGCGGGAAGGAGGGTGACCCGCCCAGTGTCGCCCTCGGGCCATCAGCCGGCGCCCCTTGCCCACTGGCAGGACGGTCCACTTCCTGACTTGGCTTTTATCCGACGGGGCTGGTCTGGGTCACACGGAGGCAGGTCTTccaccgggggtgggggtggggacaatACTAATTGGACAAACCCCTTTCTTCCGCAGCTCCCCTCCCAACACCCCCTGAAAAGGATCCAAGCCTGTCAAATAGAGAATTCCCATCCTGCATGGTACTTCACTCCAAATCCCACAGCCACCAGGACCCCCTTCCTCGGGGTCCCACGCCCCAAGGCTGTCTCCCAGTGTGTGTGCTTTCTGATGCCACCACAGGGCCTCTGCCCGTCTGTGATCCTGCCTCCACTGACTCCAGGTCTGGGGAGAAGGGAGTGGTCAGCCCCCTCCTGACCTCTTCTGGACTCCTGGCATCCCTGTCCTCCACCGAGCCTGGAGGTCATCTTGGACTCTCTCAGAAGTGTCCAGCTACTGCGACTTTGCAGGCCAGGTGCTGGTGGAGGTGGGGCACAAGGCCTGGGCTCTGGAAGGTTGTATGGGGGTCTGGAGAAGTGCTTCATGGAGAGATGTAGCCCTGGGGGGCTTGAACCTCCAAAACGGGAGCCAACTTCCCGAGATTAGAACGTGCCTGTGTGTGagaatgagtgtgtgtgcatgcaggcacgtgtgtatgtgcacatatgTGCGTGCTCCATGTGCACAAATGCACCTGTGTGTAGGTATGTGTGAGGACAGGTGTGTGCATGAGTGCactgtgagtgcatgtgtgtgactGCACACGTGTGCATACAGGTGTGTGAATGCACTTGTATGTGGCCCTTGGCTACTGGGCCAATGTCCGCCCCTCTCTGCATCTTGTCTTGTCTTTGTGTGCCGTGGTCTGGCTGCTTCCCTGGGCGGGGCCAGCCTGTCCTCTTATAAATAAATGTCCCAACATCCTTTGTCTCTTGCTTGGCTCCCAGCTTGGCTCTTCTTCCTGGTCTCTTCCCCACTGGAAGTTTCTCCCCACCTTCTGACTGTACTGTGTACATTCTAACAAAAACGCTGGGGTTCTAGGAGAGTGGAGCCAACCTTCCAGGGCCTTCTGTGCCCCACTTCAGGTCCCCCATAACAAGGCAACAGGGCCATGGGCACTGTGTACTCAGGGGGTCTCCAAGGCTGTGTGAGACATCCTTGGAAGGTCAAAGGGGCTTCCAACCTGCAGGGGAAGAGGCAAATTTCTTTCTTGAAAGAGGGGTGTCCAGCCGGTGAGGCCCTGACTGCTGAGGCCCAGCAGCCCCT belongs to Capricornis sumatraensis isolate serow.1 chromosome 23, serow.2, whole genome shotgun sequence and includes:
- the GOLGA7B gene encoding golgin subfamily A member 7B, yielding MATEVHNLQELRRSASLATKVFIQRDYSDGTICQFQTKFPPELDSRIERQLFEETVKTLNSFYAEAEKIGGSSYLEGCLACATAYFIFLCMETHYEKVLKKISRYIQEQNEKVFAPRGLLLTDPVERGMRVIEISIYEDRCSSGSSSSGSSSGSGSSSGGGGGAGGR